One Proteiniborus sp. DW1 DNA segment encodes these proteins:
- a CDS encoding FprA family A-type flavoprotein: MNVTRVAEGIYQLSVNVDNILFEGLWEIPNGVALNSYIIKGEKTAIVDGVCGWDGVPESLFALLDKLDIAPESIEYLIINHMEPDHSGWIEDFKKINPNFKVLCSQKSAELLEAFYEHSENVICVKDGDTLDLGENHILEFYEIPNVHWPDTIVTFDTLTGTLFSCDAFGSFGKATDSNYDDMLTDDEIDFYEKEAVRYYSNIVAAFSLPVKKAIEKCSVLPIKIIAPGHGIVWRKNPKKIVEDYLRYSSYQKGPAKEEITIIWGSMYGMTEKAIQHVIKVLEQEKIEFHVHRVPETSWGTILASAWTSTGIILAMPTYEYKMFPPMAAILEELGKKKVLGRKAFRLGSYGWSGGAQKELDEIMCKYCMKWDFLEPVEFKGNPRDKDLEIIENRVRDLVNQVRAVVK; encoded by the coding sequence TTGAATGTTACAAGAGTTGCTGAGGGTATCTATCAGCTTTCAGTAAATGTAGACAATATATTATTTGAGGGATTATGGGAAATACCAAATGGAGTTGCACTTAACTCTTATATAATTAAAGGAGAAAAGACAGCGATTGTTGATGGAGTTTGTGGTTGGGATGGTGTACCAGAAAGCTTATTTGCTTTGCTAGATAAGCTAGATATTGCGCCTGAATCTATAGAATACCTTATAATAAACCACATGGAACCAGATCATTCAGGATGGATAGAAGATTTTAAGAAAATAAATCCAAATTTTAAGGTATTGTGTAGCCAGAAATCAGCAGAACTTTTAGAAGCATTTTATGAGCATTCTGAAAATGTTATATGTGTCAAGGATGGTGATACTCTAGATTTAGGGGAAAACCATATCCTAGAGTTTTATGAAATACCTAATGTACATTGGCCTGACACAATTGTAACCTTTGATACTTTAACAGGAACTTTATTTTCCTGTGATGCCTTTGGTTCCTTTGGAAAAGCTACGGATTCAAATTATGATGATATGCTTACAGATGATGAGATTGATTTTTATGAAAAAGAAGCTGTAAGATACTACTCAAATATTGTTGCTGCATTCTCATTGCCAGTTAAAAAGGCAATTGAAAAGTGTTCAGTCTTGCCTATTAAAATTATAGCACCTGGACATGGAATAGTATGGAGAAAGAATCCTAAAAAAATAGTTGAAGACTATTTAAGATATTCTTCATATCAGAAAGGACCAGCAAAAGAAGAAATAACGATAATATGGGGTTCAATGTATGGAATGACGGAAAAGGCAATACAACATGTGATTAAAGTGTTAGAACAGGAGAAAATAGAGTTCCATGTACACCGTGTTCCAGAGACATCATGGGGAACAATTCTAGCATCTGCTTGGACTTCAACAGGAATAATTCTTGCTATGCCTACCTATGAATATAAGATGTTCCCTCCAATGGCTGCAATTCTAGAAGAGTTAGGGAAGAAGAAGGTGTTAGGCAGGAAAGCCTTTAGGCTAGGCTCCTACGGCTGGTCAGGTGGAGCACAAAAAGAGCTGGATGAAATTATGTGTAAGTACTGTATGAAATGGGACTTCTTAGAGCCAGTAGAGTTTAAAGGAAATCCAAGAGATAAGGACTTAGAAATCATTGAAAATAGAGTTAGAGATTTAGTAAACCAAGTCAGAGCAGTAGTAAAATAG
- a CDS encoding ABC transporter permease subunit — protein MKIINFIKKRLGIIIIFIGIIITYVLLTDVFGVLDPFLFKSITTIPPLFKEYLPQLIEGFKSSMSLLVISFLLALVVGISLGAFLGTRNLARKNLTPFINAFSAIPVTLLTPYAINILPSFRAASMFIIFLGCFWIILGTTISAVMTIDKRYLENASTLEITKAERLFRIILPAASPSILAGCTIALKFSFTLLAVAEMFGATSGMGYFIQYYSDFGRFDLVAVGFLFMAMVLVIILYLFDLIKSRILYWTINN, from the coding sequence ATGAAGATAATCAATTTTATTAAAAAGAGACTTGGTATTATAATTATTTTTATTGGAATTATTATAACATATGTATTGCTTACGGATGTGTTTGGAGTTTTAGATCCTTTTCTATTTAAAAGCATAACAACTATACCACCACTTTTCAAAGAATATTTACCACAGCTCATAGAGGGATTTAAAAGTTCAATGTCCTTATTAGTTATTTCTTTTTTATTGGCACTTGTTGTAGGGATATCCCTTGGAGCATTTTTAGGCACTAGGAATCTTGCACGAAAAAATTTAACTCCATTTATTAATGCTTTTAGTGCTATTCCTGTAACTCTACTTACACCATATGCAATAAATATTTTACCTTCTTTTAGGGCAGCATCAATGTTTATCATATTTTTAGGTTGTTTTTGGATTATTTTAGGGACTACAATATCTGCAGTTATGACAATTGATAAGAGGTACCTTGAAAATGCTTCAACTCTTGAGATAACTAAAGCTGAAAGGCTATTTAGAATTATTCTGCCTGCAGCCTCACCTTCTATTTTAGCAGGCTGCACTATAGCTCTTAAGTTTTCATTTACGTTACTTGCTGTAGCTGAAATGTTTGGAGCCACTTCAGGTATGGGGTATTTCATACAGTATTATTCGGATTTTGGACGTTTTGATTTAGTTGCTGTAGGCTTTTTATTTATGGCTATGGTTCTCGTAATTATATTGTATTTATTTGATCTTATTAAATCTAGAATATTATATTGGACAATAAATAATTAA
- a CDS encoding ABC transporter substrate-binding protein, giving the protein MKFAKTIRMMILAFSLILVLTACGSNNTTGTAPNNTSNNSPASNNTDVLKVRVAAQPTSGQVFQFIAEKHGFNAEEGIEVEMVWLSNLSDAASALTAGQVDVLSTYGTGGPLTQIANGQDFNMFAGYMIIGETPVYGKPEMEYKDLSSFKGKRIGITRGGTPDIVLKGILYDAGYSFTYGGTTVIGEPDDPDMIEFIEYKKNTDVLQAISKGEVDFGATATGYQIQARELGLEVKMWPDELWNDHSCCRMLATNSYVAENEETLYRLLRSYLRAEEYMQDNMQEVSDLVVENLDIEKETADSFVLSPHMKYDTDPYSNSVKIMWNKMANFGYLKVGEIDLDNHLNTEIYKRALESLIKDYPDSQFFKDKMEQFKANN; this is encoded by the coding sequence ATGAAATTTGCTAAAACAATACGTATGATGATACTTGCTTTTTCTTTAATTTTGGTTCTTACTGCATGTGGTAGCAACAATACCACTGGTACTGCGCCTAATAATACTTCTAATAATTCTCCTGCATCTAATAACACTGATGTCTTAAAAGTTCGAGTAGCAGCACAGCCTACTTCTGGACAAGTATTTCAATTTATAGCTGAAAAACATGGTTTTAATGCTGAAGAAGGTATAGAGGTAGAGATGGTTTGGCTTTCAAATCTTTCTGATGCTGCTTCAGCACTTACAGCTGGTCAAGTAGATGTTCTATCAACATACGGTACAGGGGGACCTTTGACTCAGATTGCAAATGGACAAGATTTTAACATGTTTGCAGGCTATATGATAATAGGGGAAACACCTGTATACGGGAAACCAGAAATGGAATACAAAGATTTATCTAGTTTTAAAGGCAAGAGAATAGGTATTACTAGAGGAGGAACACCTGACATAGTATTAAAGGGGATTTTATATGATGCTGGATATTCGTTTACCTATGGAGGCACAACAGTTATAGGAGAGCCAGATGATCCTGATATGATAGAGTTTATAGAATATAAGAAAAACACAGATGTATTACAAGCTATATCAAAAGGTGAAGTTGATTTTGGGGCAACAGCAACTGGGTATCAGATTCAGGCAAGAGAATTAGGACTTGAAGTTAAAATGTGGCCAGATGAACTATGGAATGATCATTCATGTTGCCGTATGCTTGCAACAAATTCTTACGTTGCTGAGAATGAAGAAACTCTTTACAGACTATTGCGTTCATATTTGAGAGCAGAAGAATATATGCAAGATAATATGCAAGAGGTTTCAGATTTAGTAGTTGAAAATCTAGATATTGAAAAAGAAACTGCTGATAGTTTTGTATTAAGCCCACATATGAAATATGATACTGACCCATACTCAAATAGTGTTAAGATAATGTGGAACAAAATGGCCAATTTTGGATATTTAAAAGTGGGAGAAATTGACTTAGATAATCATTTGAATACTGAAATCTATAAAAGAGCTCTAGAATCCCTTATAAAAGATTATCCTGATAGCCAATTTTTTAAAGATAAGATGGAGCAGTTTAAAGCAAATAACTAG
- a CDS encoding ABC transporter ATP-binding protein encodes MIKIKKIERIIWMLDVSIKNLGFSYNDKQGMVLGDINMEVKKGDFVCLLGQSGCGKSTLLRLLAGLEKPTRGQILIDGSPIQGPSLQRGVVFQDYGLFPWMTTGENITIAIKHRFPEMNKAEQKERALYWMKNVDMDESLYNKLPGELSGGQKQRCGIARAFAIDPPILLMDEPFGSLDAVTKAKLQDLILRLWQQEKENRKTIFFVTHEVDEALLLATHISVLSQSPANIMYSHSFEGKIKPTRSNLHREPEIIDLRNYLIKLIHEDAEIRATKE; translated from the coding sequence ATGATTAAAATTAAAAAAATAGAAAGGATAATTTGGATGCTAGATGTATCAATAAAAAACCTAGGCTTTTCCTATAATGACAAACAAGGGATGGTTTTAGGTGATATTAATATGGAAGTTAAAAAAGGTGATTTTGTTTGTCTCTTAGGACAATCAGGATGTGGGAAAAGTACACTATTAAGGTTGTTGGCGGGTCTCGAAAAGCCTACTAGAGGACAAATACTTATTGATGGAAGCCCCATACAAGGTCCAAGTCTTCAAAGAGGTGTTGTATTTCAAGATTATGGTCTTTTTCCGTGGATGACTACAGGAGAAAATATTACAATTGCTATTAAACATCGTTTCCCTGAAATGAATAAGGCTGAACAAAAAGAAAGAGCTTTATATTGGATGAAAAATGTTGATATGGATGAATCCTTATATAATAAGTTGCCTGGAGAGCTTTCTGGTGGTCAAAAACAGCGCTGTGGTATAGCTAGAGCATTCGCAATTGACCCTCCCATACTTTTAATGGATGAACCTTTCGGTTCACTAGATGCTGTTACGAAAGCTAAGCTTCAGGATTTGATTTTGCGTCTATGGCAGCAAGAGAAAGAAAATAGGAAAACTATATTTTTTGTAACTCATGAAGTTGATGAGGCGCTTCTACTAGCTACACATATATCAGTTTTAAGTCAATCACCAGCAAACATTATGTATTCACATTCCTTCGAAGGCAAGATTAAGCCAACAAGGAGTAATTTGCACCGTGAACCTGAAATTATAGATTTAAGAAACTATCTTATCAAGCTCATACATGAGGATGCTGAAATAAGGGCTACAAAGGAATAA
- a CDS encoding uroporphyrinogen decarboxylase family protein, whose protein sequence is MDYKELKEEMKNIKSEMSPGERVKKYFAGERVDHMPYSLHLVYFALAEIHGYTTSQMNADFDIYAEIIERAREELGIEGVNVRLSLRSMGAAMGSTLHYPEHGIDNIEEFILQDYEDWDKMIDPDPYNNKILTPMLEQADKLRKRFPDMQLSTGVVGPLSTAIAIRPIEKVLRDTRKNPEKLKELIALGVDNSLRWVEVFTKEFGAATASISDPVACTDIISRSQFEEFAFPELKRLVKGLKEITGLKPSLHICGHTKGIWEDLKELEISSFSVDDCEDLGEVCEVLGDTFPILGNVPPVEVLRQGTIDDVIESVKDCIRKGATSPKGYILATGCQVPIGTPKENLDAFIYAARKYGRDAKIGELPKGLCVSEK, encoded by the coding sequence ATGGATTATAAGGAATTAAAAGAAGAAATGAAAAATATAAAGTCTGAAATGAGTCCAGGGGAAAGAGTCAAAAAGTACTTTGCAGGAGAAAGAGTAGACCATATGCCCTACAGTTTACATTTAGTTTATTTTGCTTTAGCTGAAATCCATGGATATACGACTAGTCAGATGAATGCAGATTTTGATATATATGCAGAGATAATTGAAAGAGCTAGGGAGGAGCTTGGTATTGAAGGAGTTAATGTAAGATTGAGTTTAAGATCTATGGGTGCAGCTATGGGTTCAACTCTTCACTATCCGGAGCATGGGATTGATAATATTGAAGAGTTTATACTACAGGATTATGAAGATTGGGACAAAATGATAGATCCAGATCCATATAATAATAAAATTTTAACTCCAATGTTGGAACAAGCAGATAAGCTTAGGAAGAGGTTTCCTGATATGCAATTGAGTACAGGTGTAGTAGGTCCCTTGTCTACTGCAATTGCAATTAGACCGATTGAAAAAGTTCTTAGAGATACGAGAAAAAATCCAGAGAAGTTAAAAGAGTTAATTGCTCTAGGTGTAGATAATTCTTTAAGATGGGTTGAAGTATTCACAAAGGAATTTGGAGCAGCAACTGCTTCTATATCAGACCCTGTTGCATGCACAGATATAATAAGCAGAAGTCAATTTGAAGAATTTGCATTTCCAGAGCTAAAGAGACTTGTAAAAGGACTTAAGGAAATTACAGGATTAAAACCTTCTTTACATATTTGCGGTCATACGAAAGGAATCTGGGAAGATTTAAAAGAACTTGAAATTTCATCATTTAGTGTAGATGATTGTGAAGATCTTGGAGAAGTATGTGAAGTATTAGGAGACACATTCCCTATACTTGGAAATGTTCCGCCAGTAGAAGTTTTGAGACAAGGCACCATTGATGATGTAATAGAGAGTGTAAAAGATTGCATTAGGAAGGGGGCTACTTCACCAAAAGGTTATATATTAGCTACTGGATGCCAAGTACCAATAGGAACACCAAAAGAAAATTTAGATGCCTTTATTTATGCAGCAAGGAAATATGGTAGAGATGCCAAAATAGGTGAGCTTCCTAAAGGACTATGTGTTTCTGAAAAATAA
- a CDS encoding aldo/keto reductase: MEKRFLGKTGLEVSVIGFGGIPIQKLDKEKAIDLIKELSIQGINFIDTARGYTVSEELIGYGLEKVGRDKFVLATKSMARDYEGMKNEIETSLNNLKTKCIDLYQLHNVRTEAEYDNIIGEDGALKALEESKAEGKIKHIGITSHDLNILEKAIESGYFETIQFPYNPVERQAEELFERANKLGMGVIVMKPLAGGAIINAALSLRFVLENSNISSAIPGMDSIEQIKENAKVGNEYKRLSDAEREIILAEAKDLGTEFCRRCGYCAPCPQGIDIPVQFLMEGYYSRYNLKDWAKERYTSFTNKASDCIECGQCETRCPYDLPIRKMLKKVVNILG, encoded by the coding sequence GTGGAAAAAAGATTTTTAGGAAAAACAGGTTTAGAAGTATCAGTAATTGGCTTTGGAGGTATTCCTATACAAAAATTAGATAAAGAAAAAGCTATAGATTTAATAAAGGAATTAAGTATTCAAGGAATCAATTTTATAGATACAGCTAGAGGCTATACAGTAAGTGAAGAATTAATTGGATATGGATTGGAGAAAGTTGGAAGAGATAAGTTTGTATTAGCAACTAAGTCAATGGCTAGAGACTATGAAGGTATGAAAAATGAAATTGAAACAAGTTTAAATAACCTGAAAACTAAATGCATAGACCTGTACCAATTACACAATGTCAGAACAGAAGCAGAGTATGATAACATAATAGGTGAAGATGGGGCATTAAAGGCACTTGAAGAGTCAAAAGCTGAGGGTAAGATAAAGCATATAGGTATAACTAGTCATGATTTAAATATACTTGAAAAAGCAATTGAATCAGGTTATTTTGAAACTATTCAATTTCCTTACAATCCAGTAGAAAGACAAGCAGAAGAGTTATTTGAAAGAGCAAATAAATTAGGAATGGGCGTAATAGTGATGAAGCCTTTAGCAGGAGGAGCAATTATTAATGCAGCGCTTTCATTAAGATTTGTACTGGAAAATTCAAATATATCTTCTGCAATACCAGGAATGGATAGTATAGAGCAAATTAAAGAAAATGCTAAAGTTGGGAATGAGTACAAAAGACTAAGTGATGCTGAAAGAGAAATTATTTTAGCAGAAGCTAAAGACTTAGGGACAGAGTTCTGTAGAAGATGCGGCTACTGTGCGCCATGTCCACAGGGAATTGATATACCTGTTCAATTTTTAATGGAAGGATACTATTCAAGATATAATCTCAAGGACTGGGCAAAGGAAAGGTACACAAGCTTTACTAATAAAGCAAGTGACTGTATAGAATGTGGTCAATGTGAGACTAGGTGTCCTTATGATTTACCAATAAGGAAGATGTTGAAGAAAGTTGTGAATATTTTAGGATAA